Proteins from one Desulfitobacterium chlororespirans DSM 11544 genomic window:
- the istB gene encoding IS21-like element helper ATPase IstB, translated as MTELLDAKEAVIDIYCKQLKLPGLKAHFRDLARDAMAQNQTPTSFLAAVLAKEVEVRTQKRLASRLKQSRIQEMKTIEGFDFMSIPKVPKTKIVSLAECRFIEQRENLICVGQSGTGKSHIATAIGISAIQQGYRVRFIKVSDLIQELLKAESEYRLPRYLKTWNKFDLVILDELGYINLGAGSPLLFQFCSERYERGSLIITTNLEFGRWGEVFGDNALTVALLDRITHHAHVIPFIGESYRFKQSKGNKIND; from the coding sequence ATGACGGAGTTGCTTGACGCGAAGGAAGCAGTGATTGATATTTACTGCAAACAGCTTAAACTTCCTGGACTAAAAGCCCACTTTAGGGATCTCGCCCGGGATGCCATGGCTCAGAATCAAACACCGACTTCCTTCTTAGCGGCAGTCTTGGCGAAAGAAGTGGAGGTTCGTACCCAGAAACGATTAGCCTCACGATTAAAACAATCCCGAATTCAAGAGATGAAGACCATCGAAGGATTTGACTTCATGAGTATTCCTAAAGTCCCCAAGACCAAGATTGTTTCTCTGGCTGAATGCCGATTTATTGAACAACGAGAGAATCTGATTTGTGTCGGGCAATCCGGCACGGGAAAATCCCATATTGCTACAGCCATCGGCATTTCTGCGATTCAACAAGGGTATAGGGTTCGTTTCATCAAAGTGAGTGATCTCATTCAAGAGCTATTAAAAGCAGAGAGTGAGTATCGATTACCGCGTTACCTCAAGACCTGGAACAAATTTGATCTCGTGATTCTCGATGAACTGGGCTACATTAATCTGGGCGCGGGCAGTCCTTTGCTTTTCCAGTTCTGCTCAGAACGCTATGAACGTGGCAGCCTGATCATAACCACAAACCTGGAATTTGGCCGTTGGGGGGAGGTATTTGGCGACAATGCACTAACCGTAGCTTTACTGGATCGGATAACCCATCATGCCCATGTTATTCCGTTCATAGGTGA